The DNA sequence ACTGGTCAACCGGATGAACACCACCCCGGACGGGCAGTTCCAGACCTACTCCGTCGAAGACGGCGCCTACATCCGCGAGCACTTCTTCAGCGATCCGCGACTGAAGAAGATGGTCGCCGGGATGAGCGACGAGCAGGTGGCCGGGCTCTCCCGTGGTGGTCACGACTACCGCAAGGTCTATGCCGCGTTCAAGGCGGCCACCGAGCACGTCGGCCAGCCCACGGTGATCTTGGCCCAGACCGTCAAGGGCTGGACCATCGACGCCCTCGAGGCCCGCAACGCCACCCACCAGATGAAGAAGCTGACCAGCTCTGACCTGAAGGCGTTCCGGGACCGGCTGTACCTGCCGATCGACGATGATCAGCTCGAGGACCCGTACAACCCGCCGTACTTCCACCCGGGAGACGACTCGGACGAGATCCAGTACCTGCAGCAGCGTCGTCGCGAGCTCGGCGGTTACCTGCCGGAGCGGCGGGTGCGCCCGAAGGTGCTCAAGCTTCCAGGTGACGAGGTCTACGCGCCGCTGATGAAGTCGGCGGGTGAGAAGACCAAGGTGGCGACCACCCAGGCCTTCGTCCGGCTGCTCCGCGACCTGGTCAAGGATCCCGAGATCGGCGAGCGGATCGTGCCGATCGCCCCCGACGAGTTCCGCACCTTCGGGATGGACTCGATGTTCCCGACGGCCAAGATCTACAACCCGCACGGGCAGACCTACGAGTCGGTTGACCGCAAGCTGCTGCTCTCCTACAAGGAGGCCCGCAACGGTCAGCTGCTGCACGAGGGCATCTCCGAGGTCGGCGCAATGGGTTCGACCACCGCTGCTGGCGCGTCCTATGCCATGCACGGCGAGCCGATGATCCCGGTCTACATCTTCTACTCGATGTTCGGTTTCCAGCGGACCGGCGACTTCATCTGGGCCATGGCGGACCAGATGGCCCGTGGGTTCCTGATCGGCGCCACCGCGGGGCGGACCACCCTGACCGGTGAGGGCCTGCAGCACGCGGACGGCCATTCGCCGCTGCTCGCCTCGACCAACCCGGCCGTCGTGCACTACGACCCGGCGTTCGGCTTCGAGGTGGCCCAGATCGTCAAGGACGGGCTGCGGCGGATGTACGACTACGAGAACCCCGAGCACCCGGGCGGCGAGAACCTGATCTACTACATCACGGTCTACAACGAGCCGGTGTCCCAGCCGGGCGCACCGGAGAACCTGGACATCGAGGGTCTGCTGAAGGGCCTCTACCATTACGCCGCACCGCCGGCCGGTGACGACAACCGGGCCAGGGCCCAGCTGCTGGTCTCCGGGGTGGCGATGCCCGCAGCGCTCAAGGCCCAGCGCCTGCTGGCCGACGAGTGGGGGGTGGCCGCCGACGTCTGGTCGGTCACGTCGTGGAACGAGCTGCGCCGGGAGGCGGTGGAGGTCGAGCAGTACAACCTCAACCACCCCGACGGTGAGCGTCGTTGGCCCTACGTCACCCAGAAACTGCACGAGACGCCCGGTCCGGTCATCGCGGTCAGCGACTACATGCGTGCCGTCCAGGACCAGATCGCGCCCTGGGTGCACAACACCTGGTGCTCGCTCGGGACCGACGGCTTCGG is a window from the Microlunatus panaciterrae genome containing:
- the aceE gene encoding pyruvate dehydrogenase (acetyl-transferring), homodimeric type, which encodes MATPGRRPAITAEGLPSQLPDIDPDETSEWLESLDGVLDEKGKQRTRYLMLKLLERARERQVGLPALRSSDYINTIPPESEPWFPGDEHIERRIRAFIRWNAAIMVSKANRKGLEVGGHIATYQSAASLYEVGFNHFFRGKDHPGGGDHIFIQGHASPGIYARAYLEGRLSTDQMDSFRQEVSRGPHKGLSSYPHPRLMPEFWEFPTVSMGITSINSIYQARFNRYLHHRGIKDTSQQHVWAFLGDGEMGEVESLGAIGVAAREELDNLTFVINCNLQQLDGPVRGNGKIVQELESFFLGAGWHVIKVLWGRDWDPLLAADADGALVNRMNTTPDGQFQTYSVEDGAYIREHFFSDPRLKKMVAGMSDEQVAGLSRGGHDYRKVYAAFKAATEHVGQPTVILAQTVKGWTIDALEARNATHQMKKLTSSDLKAFRDRLYLPIDDDQLEDPYNPPYFHPGDDSDEIQYLQQRRRELGGYLPERRVRPKVLKLPGDEVYAPLMKSAGEKTKVATTQAFVRLLRDLVKDPEIGERIVPIAPDEFRTFGMDSMFPTAKIYNPHGQTYESVDRKLLLSYKEARNGQLLHEGISEVGAMGSTTAAGASYAMHGEPMIPVYIFYSMFGFQRTGDFIWAMADQMARGFLIGATAGRTTLTGEGLQHADGHSPLLASTNPAVVHYDPAFGFEVAQIVKDGLRRMYDYENPEHPGGENLIYYITVYNEPVSQPGAPENLDIEGLLKGLYHYAAPPAGDDNRARAQLLVSGVAMPAALKAQRLLADEWGVAADVWSVTSWNELRREAVEVEQYNLNHPDGERRWPYVTQKLHETPGPVIAVSDYMRAVQDQIAPWVHNTWCSLGTDGFGLADTRAAARRFFQVDAESIVVATLQSLAREGNFDPKAAAEAYERYRVGDPTAVAGVAQEGAGA